In Cyprinus carpio isolate SPL01 chromosome A14, ASM1834038v1, whole genome shotgun sequence, a single window of DNA contains:
- the LOC109082637 gene encoding probable G-protein coupled receptor 174, with protein MNASHISCNNTTAHQVTSIQEYQHHIYAIFYTVILVPGLIGNVLALWVFYAYIKETKKAVIFMINLAIADLLQVLSLPLRIYYYLNNSWPFGDVACMLCFYLKYVNMYASIYFLACISVRRCRLIIQPLRSGTMKRWQDRSLCLVGWFIVCLGCLPFPLLRKNPIPNTAFCFSELPMMPLSKELGVSLITFAEIIGFLLPLAVVVTCSWLTVASLREKTCVLQDTGEKHKALKMVLSCAGVFLVCFVPYHITFPLDFLAKSNCNLSSVFRNTVLRTHPITLCLASLNCCLDPVMYYFTTDEFKRRLSRPEFHESLPLQHRTSFSTNSTVCGLKQTDRTDRDRTGKLF; from the coding sequence ATGAATGCCAGTCACATCTCTTGCAATAACACTACTGCGCACCAAGTAACGTCAATACAAGAATATCAGCATCACATCTATGCCATCTTCTACACTGTGATTCTAGTTCCTGGACTGATTGGCAATGTTCTCGCGCTCTGGGTTTTTTATGCCTACATAAAGGAGACAAAGAAGGCTGTGATATTCATGATCAACCTGGCCATCGCTGATCTGCTGCAGGTGCTATCACTGCCTCTGCGCATTTACTACTATTTGAACAACTCGTGGCCTTTTGGAGATGTCGCCTGCATGCTCTGTTTCTATCTGAAATACGTCAATATGTACGCCAGCATCTACTTCCTGGCTTGCATTAGTGTGAGACGCTGTCGACTCATTATCCAGCCGCTGCGCTCTGGCACCATGAAAAGATGGCAGGACCGTAGCTTGTGTTTAGTCGGGTGGTTCATCGTGTGTTTGGGATGCCTTCCGTTCCCTCTCCTACGAAAAAACCCGATCCCCAATACAGCATTCTGCTTCTCTGAGCTACCCATGATGCCACTCAGCAAAGAACTAGGAGTGTCCCTCATCACATTTGCAGAGATCATAGGCTTTCTCCTGCCGCTGGCTGTAGTGGTCACCTGCTCGTGGCTGACCGTGGCCAGTCTGCGTGAGAAGACCTGCGTGCTGCAGGACACTGGGGAAAAGCACAAGGCGCTCAAGATGGTGTTGAGTTGTGCTGGTGTGTTCCTGGTTTGCTTTGTGCCCTACCACATAACTTTCCCTTTAGACTTCTTGGCCAAATCAAACTGTAATCTCAGTTCTGTTTTTAGGAACACAGTTCTCCGCACTCACCCAATCACCTTGTGTCTAGCGAGTCTGAACTGCTGTCTGGACCCAGTCATGTACTACTTCACTACTGATGAATTCAAGCGGCGTCTGTCCAGGCCAGAATTTCACGAAAGTTTGCCATTACAGCACAGAACTTCTTTCTCCACAAATTCAACAGTCTGCGGtctaaaacagacagacagaactgaCAGAGACCGCACAGGGAAATTGTTTTAA